In a single window of the Raphanus sativus cultivar WK10039 chromosome 9, ASM80110v3, whole genome shotgun sequence genome:
- the LOC108827934 gene encoding F-box protein At4g02760 isoform X2: MDAPNPKRPCQEPSSSATLRIAPGFNQSDVDTTISSFLLLSDLPLFSSSPLSISCSFDRVLDKAVKIPTSTDASDRFLDRTLQLASLLHNSAKRCIRKRATLHNSLSWPLLPELTTKVFSMLDTKSLMQASVCCTMFNKCAMDRVCYSHIDLTMAANNVDNGVVCIMIHRAGKELRSLKLGCVSRSISVLTRSCLAPLSFNHGFAGGLLRSLHLYNLVLMPAKTLSAALSVCANLTDLKVIGFVSGDKVNPVEHLAPITRNCHLIEHLFLKNCGAADPATCSTVVEFVNNCPNLSSLTLLQFGVIDAMARTIIMGFRQLKYINLSGTFGISGFFLRDLGVSCRDSPLQTLLLCDCYHLKEREVLLFLNSLLAGDFKSIRYIDISSKHGLVSDDGIASFEPKFPIEELEKQKPGLTFVAIFPAPPSPSSSSSELYTESTSSSGSSYHSYGEDEEGNDDSG; encoded by the exons ATGGACGCTCCAAATCCCAAGCGAC CTTGCCAGGAGCCTTCCTCCTCCGCCACCCTCCGCATCGCTCCAGGTTTCAACCAAAGCGACGTGGACACGACGATCTCCTCTTTCCTTTTGCTGTCGGACTTGCCTCTCTTCTCCTCCTCGCCACTCTCCATCTCCTGCTCTTTCGATCGAGTCCTCGATAAAGCTGTTAAGATCCCGACTTCCACTGACGCCTCCGATCGTTTCCTGGATCGCACTCTCCAGCTTGCGTCGCTTCTCCACAACTCCGCCAAGCGCTGCATCAGGAAGCGCGCCACCCTCCATAACTCTCTCTCCTGGCCTCTCCTCCCTGAACTAACCACCAAG GTATTTTCGATGCTTGATACCAAGTCTCTAATGCAAGCTTCTGTATGCTGCACGATGTTTAACAAGTGTGCTATGGACCGTGTTTGTTACTCCCACATCGACCTCACTATGGCTGCCAACAATGTTGATAATGGTGTTGTCTGTATTATGATCCATCGTGCTGGTAAAGAACTCAG ATCCCTCAAACTTGGTTGTGTTTCCCGGTCAATATCTGTGCTTACAAGATCTTGTCTTGCTCCACTCTCTTTTAATCACGGTTTTGCTGG GGGTCTCTTGAGAAGCCTACACCTTTACAATCTTGTGCTCATGCCTGCCAAGACCTTGTCTGCTGCGTTGTCAGTCTGTGCTAATCTCACTGATCTCAAGGTTATTGGATT TGTTTCCGGTGATAAGGTGAATCCAGTAGAGCATTTAGCGCCAATCACTAGGAATTGTCACTTGATTGAACACTTGTTCTTAAAGAACTGTGGCGCAGCAG ACCCTGCAACATGTTCAACCGTGGTAGAGTTTGTGAATAATTGCCCCAACTTGAGCTCGCTTACTCTCTTACAATTTGGGGTAATCGACGCAATGGCCCGAACTATAATTATG GGTTTTCGTCAACTTAAGTACATAAATCTGTCTGGAACTTTTGGAATTAGTGGGTTCTTTTTGAG GGATTTGGGAGTTAGCTGCAGAGACAGTCCACTCCAGACTCTATTGTTGTGCGACTGCTATCATCTAAAAGAG AGAGAAGTGTTGCTGTTTTTGAATTCACTACTTGCGGGAGACTTCAAATCAATTCGGTACATT GACATATCAAGCAAACACGGTTTAGTGTCTGATGATGGGATTGCAAGTTTTGAACCAAa GTTTCCTATTGAGGAGCTGGAGAAACAAAAACCGGGTCTCACATTTGTGGCTATTTTTCCAGCACCACCATCACCATCATCGTCAAG
- the LOC108827934 gene encoding F-box protein At4g02760 isoform X1: MDAPNPKRPCQEPSSSATLRIAPGFNQSDVDTTISSFLLLSDLPLFSSSPLSISCSFDRVLDKAVKIPTSTDASDRFLDRTLQLASLLHNSAKRCIRKRATLHNSLSWPLLPELTTKVFSMLDTKSLMQASVCCTMFNKCAMDRVCYSHIDLTMAANNVDNGVVCIMIHRAGKELRSLKLGCVSRSISVLTRSCLAPLSFNHGFAGGLLRSLHLYNLVLMPAKTLSAALSVCANLTDLKVIGFVSGDKVNPVEHLAPITRNCHLIEHLFLKNCGAADPATCSTVVEFVNNCPNLSSLTLLQFGVIDAMARTIIMGFRQLKYINLSGTFGISGFFLRDLGVSCRDSPLQTLLLCDCYHLKEREVLLFLNSLLAGDFKSIRYIDISSKHGLVSDDGIASFEPKFPIEELEKQKPGLTFVAIFPAPPSPSSSSSELYTESTSSSGSSYHSYGEDEEGNDDSG, from the exons ATGGACGCTCCAAATCCCAAGCGACCTTGCCAGGAGCCTTCCTCCTCCGCCACCCTCCGCATCGCTCCAGGTTTCAACCAAAGCGACGTGGACACGACGATCTCCTCTTTCCTTTTGCTGTCGGACTTGCCTCTCTTCTCCTCCTCGCCACTCTCCATCTCCTGCTCTTTCGATCGAGTCCTCGATAAAGCTGTTAAGATCCCGACTTCCACTGACGCCTCCGATCGTTTCCTGGATCGCACTCTCCAGCTTGCGTCGCTTCTCCACAACTCCGCCAAGCGCTGCATCAGGAAGCGCGCCACCCTCCATAACTCTCTCTCCTGGCCTCTCCTCCCTGAACTAACCACCAAG GTATTTTCGATGCTTGATACCAAGTCTCTAATGCAAGCTTCTGTATGCTGCACGATGTTTAACAAGTGTGCTATGGACCGTGTTTGTTACTCCCACATCGACCTCACTATGGCTGCCAACAATGTTGATAATGGTGTTGTCTGTATTATGATCCATCGTGCTGGTAAAGAACTCAG ATCCCTCAAACTTGGTTGTGTTTCCCGGTCAATATCTGTGCTTACAAGATCTTGTCTTGCTCCACTCTCTTTTAATCACGGTTTTGCTGG GGGTCTCTTGAGAAGCCTACACCTTTACAATCTTGTGCTCATGCCTGCCAAGACCTTGTCTGCTGCGTTGTCAGTCTGTGCTAATCTCACTGATCTCAAGGTTATTGGATT TGTTTCCGGTGATAAGGTGAATCCAGTAGAGCATTTAGCGCCAATCACTAGGAATTGTCACTTGATTGAACACTTGTTCTTAAAGAACTGTGGCGCAGCAG ACCCTGCAACATGTTCAACCGTGGTAGAGTTTGTGAATAATTGCCCCAACTTGAGCTCGCTTACTCTCTTACAATTTGGGGTAATCGACGCAATGGCCCGAACTATAATTATG GGTTTTCGTCAACTTAAGTACATAAATCTGTCTGGAACTTTTGGAATTAGTGGGTTCTTTTTGAG GGATTTGGGAGTTAGCTGCAGAGACAGTCCACTCCAGACTCTATTGTTGTGCGACTGCTATCATCTAAAAGAG AGAGAAGTGTTGCTGTTTTTGAATTCACTACTTGCGGGAGACTTCAAATCAATTCGGTACATT GACATATCAAGCAAACACGGTTTAGTGTCTGATGATGGGATTGCAAGTTTTGAACCAAa GTTTCCTATTGAGGAGCTGGAGAAACAAAAACCGGGTCTCACATTTGTGGCTATTTTTCCAGCACCACCATCACCATCATCGTCAAG